In a single window of the Fibrobacter sp. genome:
- the cysD gene encoding sulfate adenylyltransferase subunit CysD: MSEYSHLDELEAEAIYIIREVAAECEKPVMLYSIGKDSSVMLHLAMKAFYPEKPPFPFLHVNTTWKFREMIEFRDNIAKKLGIEMLEYINQDGVKQGINPFDHGAAYTDIMKTQALKQALNKYGFTAAFGGGRRDEEKSRAKERIFSFRNSAHAWDPKNQRPEMWKLYNTKINKGESIRVFPISNWTEKDIWQYIKREKIDIVPLYFAAPRPVVVRDGNIIMVDDDRFPLREGETPEIKSVRFRTLGCYPLTGGIESTATTLDEIINETLSAVSSERTSRVIDNEAAGSMERRKREGYF; the protein is encoded by the coding sequence TTGAGCGAATATTCACATCTCGACGAACTGGAAGCCGAAGCAATTTACATCATCCGCGAAGTCGCTGCCGAATGCGAAAAGCCGGTGATGCTCTACTCTATCGGCAAGGACAGTTCCGTCATGTTGCATTTGGCCATGAAGGCCTTTTACCCCGAAAAGCCGCCTTTCCCGTTTCTGCACGTGAATACCACGTGGAAGTTCCGCGAGATGATCGAGTTCCGCGACAACATCGCGAAAAAGCTCGGCATCGAAATGCTGGAATACATCAACCAGGACGGCGTCAAGCAGGGCATCAACCCGTTTGACCACGGTGCCGCCTATACCGATATCATGAAGACGCAGGCCTTGAAGCAGGCACTCAACAAGTACGGCTTTACCGCTGCCTTTGGCGGTGGCCGCCGTGACGAAGAAAAATCCCGCGCCAAGGAGAGGATTTTCTCTTTTCGCAATTCTGCACATGCCTGGGACCCGAAAAACCAGCGCCCTGAAATGTGGAAACTTTACAATACCAAAATCAACAAGGGCGAAAGCATCCGCGTTTTCCCGATTTCGAACTGGACCGAAAAAGACATTTGGCAGTACATCAAGCGCGAAAAGATTGATATTGTTCCGCTGTACTTTGCGGCCCCGCGCCCGGTCGTGGTGCGCGACGGCAACATCATCATGGTGGACGATGACCGCTTCCCGCTTCGCGAAGGCGAAACGCCCGAAATCAAGTCGGTGCGTTTCCGTACACTGGGCTGTTACCCGCTCACGGGTGGCATTGAATCGACTGCCACCACACTCGACGAAATCATCAACGAAACATTGAGTGCAGTATCCTCGGAACGCACTTCCCGCGTCATTGACAACGAAGCCGCAGGCAGCATGGAACGCCGCAAGAGGGAGGGATATTTCTAA
- a CDS encoding ferredoxin family protein has product MSISIDQGKCIGCGRCHDVCPGTLIKINEGKKAFIKYPKDCWGCISCIKECPVHAIRFFLGEDIGGKGCKVHTEKVKGQKNDIVRWIFELNDGSVKTIDIDPKESNKY; this is encoded by the coding sequence ATGAGCATCAGCATTGATCAAGGCAAGTGCATCGGTTGCGGGCGCTGCCACGACGTTTGCCCCGGCACGTTAATCAAGATAAACGAAGGCAAAAAAGCGTTTATCAAGTATCCCAAGGACTGCTGGGGTTGCATCTCGTGCATCAAGGAATGCCCCGTTCACGCCATCCGGTTTTTCCTCGGCGAAGACATTGGCGGCAAGGGCTGCAAGGTGCACACCGAAAAGGTCAAGGGCCAAAAGAACGATATCGTGCGTTGGATTTTTGAGTTGAACGACGGAAGTGTCAAGACTATCGACATTGACCCCAAGGAATCGAACAAATACTAG